A single region of the Poecile atricapillus isolate bPoeAtr1 chromosome 25, bPoeAtr1.hap1, whole genome shotgun sequence genome encodes:
- the NCAPD3 gene encoding condensin-2 complex subunit D3 isoform X3 codes for MAAERLSSALGGWRLHDLAPVWVDTVWDLDFTETEPLDPYIAEEITADGLHTFTCLYRALEPFATGDQESRENVWTLFAENSLSHQALVAVLHHFVHVGQHSKANTQQRVFGLHSAGLYLLLLEIPGSIVNQVFHQVMFDKCLHTLTKCWPQELRKRKKAHTQSSQPTARRNRKKGKPCRNDNSSIEEMLEEEEEEDAENVYFSAEDILQVRNAIFLLLKNFLRLLSKFSLKEKPQCVQNCVQVFVEMTSFEPVLHEFEFSAAMDVNKAKYIPELAYYGLHLLCSPLHGTEDKTLRCVFQQLLNVILMVESRGGSRREPLPITSAVTSARNQAVKFISSLVDELKEAVYSVLRILLQHICAKVPDKADYRTYAAQALVTLMNKFPCAEFAEFIAWLYKYSLNQVSYRVFALDVALALLELSERNPDSSLSLDHQNFLKHKFLVQVMVFGRCSDKSPVVRSKALSSFAHCLEMKTSTLESIQDLLQSSSVRTVLEENTNTASMTVGAEAVSNHPLKTLPTFKTIELADSTDTPGPDGKEVMAMLRVRAGDEKTSVRKSALQVLLSILRHGVMPCTAEDVGVLQERCRDPALSVRKQALHSITELLLSQHSNVLVQKAWLNGVVPVVMDAESSVQEKALDCLDQLLLQHIKHYNNSRNGDGRQELAWDLLSLLSSECQELSRYLSKAFLMWSKQQKFTSTFINNVMSHVETEHSRAAWMLLAKVAGSSPKLNYSKIIETWDSVSRQQNMSSDTVGHVLCVIGHVAKHLPMSSSERLKENIQSWLKESQCPLEVISPAVETLQKLCQASAAAPEEALELFNQVFGDLVSTCESYISNIVLREDGAGQLQEDLLVRHLFLLGEAAQLCPAKVDKRIFLLVQSILASSGSEDQPSRDGEDISSSQPLSQFRGSAMPPVVRAHALITLGKLCLQHEELAKKSIPALARELEVSRDTAVRNNAVIVLCDLCVRYTSLGDRYIPNISLCLRDPQPLIRKQTLILLTNLLQEEFVKWKDGLFFWFVSVLVDPNPEIARFAEYCLVHLLLKKNPMMFSQHFIECIFHFNSYEKHQKYNRFPQSQRAKQLFSLKGKDNKEKRMRIYTFLLDHFTDEQRFNITTKISHNILACFVDEVLPLDLEGSELLSDTFAVLSCKEIKLSSMRSRPEEHIEPDEDEMAVADAVMQVAQKKLISQVQKKNFIENVIPIITSLKSLMEQKRIPALKDLMNCLREMMQDYRNEIKDFFAVDKQLAAELEYDMRKYEEQLAREKESEQEQLSAAHGEEQSASLERAAGQNNDNAQSSVGGRLSTPGSISPSGPPEFATPRADALKQPPVHRRAASLSTLAILNSAKKASEEWSKQRSKSVGRSLSAAGSQQGSFQSLNQQSSGENVAVAGRAISTPEQTIHDLTFGAGVSYISSTHTPDSAPAKKGAEDELGDIICLTLPEKLPAPPRVWKVESPARRSSQRAPLKQSQRRAPPKAAS; via the exons AATGTCTGGACCTTGTTTGCTGAGAACAGCCTGTCCCACCAGGCcctggtggctgtgctgcatCACTTTGTGCACGTGGGCCAGCACTCAAAAGCCAACACGCAGCAGAGGGTGTTTGGTCTGCACTCAGCTGGGctgtacctgctgctgctggagatccCAG GCAGCATCGTCAACCAGGTGTTCCACCAAGTGATGTTTGATAAATGTCTTCACACCCTGACAAAATGCTGGCCTCAAgagctgaggaagaggaagaaggcaCACACTCAAAGCTCTCAGCCCACTGCCAGAAGGaacagaaagaaagggaaaccATGCAGGAATGACAACTCCAGT ATAGAAGAGATgttggaagaggaggaggaagaggatgctGAGAATGTTTATTTCTCAGCAGAAGATATTCTCCAAGTCCGCAACGCCATCTTCCTTCTTCTGAAAAACTTCCTAAGACTTCTGTCCAAGTTCTCCCTAAAAGAAAAGCCTCAGTGTGTGCAGAACTGCGTGCAG GTCTTTGTTGAGATGACCAGCTTTGAGCCAGTGCTCCACGAGTTCGAGTTCTCAGCAGCCAT GGATGTTAATAAAGCCAAGTACATTCCTGAGCTGGCCTATTACGGACTTCACTTACTGTGTTCCCCTCTCCATGGCACAGAAGATAAG ACCCTTCGATGTgtgttccagcagctcctcaatGTCATTCTGATGGTGGAGAGCAGGGGGGGTTCCAGGCGTGAGCCCCTTCCCATCACATCAGCTGTGACCAGCGCCAGGAACCAGGCTGTGAAATTCATCAG TTCTCTGGTAGATGAGCTGAAAGAAGCTGTTTATTCTGTTCTGCGAATATTGCTCCAACATATCTGTGCCAAG GTCCCAGACAAGGCTGATTATCGCACCTACGCTGCCCAGGCCCTGGTGACCCTGATGAACAAATTCCCGTGTGCAGAGTTCGCTGAATTCATCGCTTGGCTTTATAAATACTCACTCAACCAA GTTTCCTACAGAGTGTTTGCTCTTGATGTAGCCTTGGCTTTGTTGGAGTTGTCAGAGAGGAACCCAGACAGCTCCTTGTCTCTGGATCATCAGAATTTCCTAAAGCACAAGTTTTTAGTGCAGGTCATGGTGTTTGGCCGGTGCTCTGACAAATCCCCCGTGGTCCGGAGCAAAGCTCTCAGCAGCTTTGCCCATTGTCTCGAAATGAAAACTTCTACCTTGGAGAGCATTCAGGACTTGCTACAGAGCT CTTCTGTCCGCACAGTGttggaagaaaacacaaacactgCGAGCATGACAGTCGGTGCAGAAG ctgtgtCCAACCATCCACTGAAGACCTTACCAACTTTCAAAACTATCGAGCTGGCAGACAGCACTGACACTCCTGGGCCTGATG GAAAAGAAGTCATGGCCATGCTGAGAGTGAGAGCTGGAGACGAGAAAACCAGCGTGAGGAAATCTGCTCTGCAG GTGTTACTGAGCATCCTGAGGCACGGGGTGATGCCCTGCACGGCCGAGGACGTGGGCGTGCTGCAGGAGCGCTGCCGGGACCCGGCGCTGTCGGTGCGGAAGCAGGCGCTGCACTCCATCACCGAGCTGCTCCTG TCTCAGCACAGCAATGTCCTGGTGCAGAAGGCCTGGTTGAACGGAGTGGTGCCCGTGGTGATGGATGCAGAAAGCTCTGTCCAAGAAAAGGCTTTGGATTGCCTCGATCAGCTCTTGCTGCAACACATAAAACATTACAATAACTCCAGGAATGGTGatgggaggcaggagctggcGTGGGATCTGCTCTCCCTGTTGTCTTCAGAATGCCAGGAGCTGAG CCGTTACCTGAGCAAAGCCTTCCTTATGTGGTCCAAGCAGCAGAAGTTCACCTCCACTTTCATCAATAATGTCATGTCTCACGTGGAGACAGAAcattccagggcagcctggatgcTGCTTGCCAAGGTGGCAGGTTCTTCCCCCAAGCTGAATTACTCCAAGATCATTGAAACCTGGGACAGTGTCAGCAG GCAGCAGAACATGAGCAGTGACACCGTGGGACACGTCCTGTGTGTCATCGGGCACGTGGCAAAGCACCTCCCCATGAGCAGCTCTGAGAGGCTGAAGG AGAACATCCAGAGCTGGCTGAAGGAGTCTCAGTGTCCCCTGGAGGTGATCAGCCCAGCTGTGGAGACCCTGCAGAAGCTCTGCCAGGCCTCTGCAGCTGCGCCAGAGGAGGCACTG GAGCTCTTCAACCAGGTGTTTGGAGATTTGGTATCCACCTGTGAGAGCTACATCTCCAATATAGTCCTCagagaggatggagcagggcagctgcaggaagaTCTCTTG GTGAGACACCTCTTCCTCCTGGGCGAggctgcccagctgtgcccagccaaGGTGGACAAACGCATCTTCCTCTTGGTTCAGTCCATCCTGGCCTCTTCTGGCAGCGAGGACCAAC cttccagaGATGGTGAGGACATCTCCAGTTCCCAGCCGCTGTCCCAGTTCCGAGGCTCAGCCATGCCTCCCGTGGTCAGGGCTCACGCACTCATCACTTTAG ggaagctgtgcctgcagcacgAGGAGCTGGCCAAGAAGAGCATCCCGGCGCTGGCGCGGGAGCTGGAGGTGTCGCGGGACACGGCCGTGCGCAACAACGCGGTGATCGTGCTGTGCGACCTGTGCGTGCGCTACACCTCGCTGGGGGACAGATACATCCCCAACATCTCCCTGTGCCTGCGGGACCCACAGCCCTTGATCCGCAAGCAGACCCTGATCCTGCTCACCAACCTGCTGCAG GAGGAGTTTGTGAAATGGAAGGACGGTCTCTTCTTTTGGTTTGTCAGTGTCTTGGTGGATCCAAACCCAGAAATTGCCAG gttTGCAGAGTACTGCCTGGTGCATCTCTTGCTGAAGAAGAACCCCATGATGTTCTCCCAGCACTTCATCGAGTGCATCTTCCATTTCAACAGCTACGAGAAGCATCAGAAGTACAACAGGTTCCCCCAGAGCCAGAG GGCGAAGCAGCTCTTCTCTCTGAAGGGGAAGGATAACAAGGAGAAGAGGATGAGGATCTACACCTTCCTGCTGGACCATTTCACGGATGAGCAGAGGTTCAACATCACCACCAAGATCAGCCACAACATCCTAG CTTGCTTTGTGGATGAGGTCCTTCCTCTGGACCTGGAAGGCAGTGAGCTGCTCTCAGATACATTTGCAGTCCTCAGCTGCAAAGAAATCAAGCTCTCAAGTATGAGATCCAGGCCTGAGGAACACATTGAGCCTGATGAAGATGAGATGGCCGTGGCCGATGCCGTCATGCAGGTGGCCCAGAAAAAGCTCATCTCACAG GTTCAAAAGAAGAATTTCATCGAGAACGTCATCCCAATAATCACATCACTCAAGTCCTTGATGGAGCAGAAGAGGATCCCAGCTCTGAAGGACCTGATGAACTGCCTGCGG GAAATGATGCAAGATTACCGAAACGAAATCAAAGACTTCTTTGCTGTGGACAAGCAGCTGGCAGCCGAGCTGGAGTATGACATGAGGAaatatgaggagcagctggccAGGGAGAAGGAGTCAGAGCAagagcagctctcagcagccCATGGGGAGGAG CAATCTGCCTCTTTGGAGAGAGCTGCTGGCCAGAATAATGACAATGCTCAGTCTTCTGTGGGTGGGAGGCTGTCCACACCTGGCTCCATCTCTCCCTCTGGCCCTCCTGAGTTTGCCACACCTCGTGCTGATGCTCTGAAGCAGCCACCAGTGCATCGCAG GGCAGCATCCCTGAGCACTCTGGCCATCCTGAACTCTGCCAAGAAGGCATCAGAAGAATGGAGCAAGCAGCGCAGCAAGAGTGTGGGGAGGAGTTTatcagctgctggcagccagcaaG GGTCCTTCCAAAGCCTGAACCAACAGTCCAGTGGAGAAAACGTGGCTGTGGCGGGGCGAGCAATCAGCACCCCAGAGC AGACCATTCATGACTTGACTTTTGGTGCTGGGGTCAGTTACATCAGCTCAACGCACACGCCCGATTCAGCTCCAG CAAAGAAGGGTGCTGAGGATGAGCTCGGGGATATCATCTGTTTGACACTGCCAGAGAAACT cccagccccgcCTCGGGTTTGGAAGGTGGAATCCCcagccaggaggagcagccagCGAGCGCCCCTGAAACAATCACAGCGCAGAGCCCCCCCAAAAGCTGccagctga
- the NCAPD3 gene encoding condensin-2 complex subunit D3 isoform X1, translated as MAAERLSSALGGWRLHDLAPVWVDTVWDLDFTETEPLDPYIAEEITADGLHTFTCLYRALEPFATGDQESRENVWTLFAENSLSHQALVAVLHHFVHVGQHSKANTQQRVFGLHSAGLYLLLLEIPGSIVNQVFHQVMFDKCLHTLTKCWPQELRKRKKAHTQSSQPTARRNRKKGKPCRNDNSSIEEMLEEEEEEDAENVYFSAEDILQVRNAIFLLLKNFLRLLSKFSLKEKPQCVQNCVQVFVEMTSFEPVLHEFEFSAAMDVNKAKYIPELAYYGLHLLCSPLHGTEDKTLRCVFQQLLNVILMVESRGGSRREPLPITSAVTSARNQAVKFISSLVDELKEAVYSVLRILLQHICAKVPDKADYRTYAAQALVTLMNKFPCAEFAEFIAWLYKYSLNQVSYRVFALDVALALLELSERNPDSSLSLDHQNFLKHKFLVQVMVFGRCSDKSPVVRSKALSSFAHCLEMKTSTLESIQDLLQSSSVRTVLEENTNTASMTVGAEAVSNHPLKTLPTFKTIELADSTDTPGPDGKEVMAMLRVRAGDEKTSVRKSALQVLLSILRHGVMPCTAEDVGVLQERCRDPALSVRKQALHSITELLLSQHSNVLVQKAWLNGVVPVVMDAESSVQEKALDCLDQLLLQHIKHYNNSRNGDGRQELAWDLLSLLSSECQELSRYLSKAFLMWSKQQKFTSTFINNVMSHVETEHSRAAWMLLAKVAGSSPKLNYSKIIETWDSVSRQQNMSSDTVGHVLCVIGHVAKHLPMSSSERLKENIQSWLKESQCPLEVISPAVETLQKLCQASAAAPEEALELFNQVFGDLVSTCESYISNIVLREDGAGQLQEDLLVRHLFLLGEAAQLCPAKVDKRIFLLVQSILASSGSEDQPSRDGEDISSSQPLSQFRGSAMPPVVRAHALITLGKLCLQHEELAKKSIPALARELEVSRDTAVRNNAVIVLCDLCVRYTSLGDRYIPNISLCLRDPQPLIRKQTLILLTNLLQEEFVKWKDGLFFWFVSVLVDPNPEIARFAEYCLVHLLLKKNPMMFSQHFIECIFHFNSYEKHQKYNRFPQSQRAKQLFSLKGKDNKEKRMRIYTFLLDHFTDEQRFNITTKISHNILACFVDEVLPLDLEGSELLSDTFAVLSCKEIKLSSMRSRPEEHIEPDEDEMAVADAVMQVAQKKLISQVQKKNFIENVIPIITSLKSLMEQKRIPALKDLMNCLREMMQDYRNEIKDFFAVDKQLAAELEYDMRKYEEQLAREKESEQEQLSAAHGEEQSASLERAAGQNNDNAQSSVGGRLSTPGSISPSGPPEFATPRADALKQPPVHRRAASLSTLAILNSAKKASEEWSKQRSKSVGRSLSAAGSQQGSFQSLNQQSSGENVAVAGRAISTPEQTIHDLTFGAGVSYISSTHTPDSAPGKSL; from the exons AATGTCTGGACCTTGTTTGCTGAGAACAGCCTGTCCCACCAGGCcctggtggctgtgctgcatCACTTTGTGCACGTGGGCCAGCACTCAAAAGCCAACACGCAGCAGAGGGTGTTTGGTCTGCACTCAGCTGGGctgtacctgctgctgctggagatccCAG GCAGCATCGTCAACCAGGTGTTCCACCAAGTGATGTTTGATAAATGTCTTCACACCCTGACAAAATGCTGGCCTCAAgagctgaggaagaggaagaaggcaCACACTCAAAGCTCTCAGCCCACTGCCAGAAGGaacagaaagaaagggaaaccATGCAGGAATGACAACTCCAGT ATAGAAGAGATgttggaagaggaggaggaagaggatgctGAGAATGTTTATTTCTCAGCAGAAGATATTCTCCAAGTCCGCAACGCCATCTTCCTTCTTCTGAAAAACTTCCTAAGACTTCTGTCCAAGTTCTCCCTAAAAGAAAAGCCTCAGTGTGTGCAGAACTGCGTGCAG GTCTTTGTTGAGATGACCAGCTTTGAGCCAGTGCTCCACGAGTTCGAGTTCTCAGCAGCCAT GGATGTTAATAAAGCCAAGTACATTCCTGAGCTGGCCTATTACGGACTTCACTTACTGTGTTCCCCTCTCCATGGCACAGAAGATAAG ACCCTTCGATGTgtgttccagcagctcctcaatGTCATTCTGATGGTGGAGAGCAGGGGGGGTTCCAGGCGTGAGCCCCTTCCCATCACATCAGCTGTGACCAGCGCCAGGAACCAGGCTGTGAAATTCATCAG TTCTCTGGTAGATGAGCTGAAAGAAGCTGTTTATTCTGTTCTGCGAATATTGCTCCAACATATCTGTGCCAAG GTCCCAGACAAGGCTGATTATCGCACCTACGCTGCCCAGGCCCTGGTGACCCTGATGAACAAATTCCCGTGTGCAGAGTTCGCTGAATTCATCGCTTGGCTTTATAAATACTCACTCAACCAA GTTTCCTACAGAGTGTTTGCTCTTGATGTAGCCTTGGCTTTGTTGGAGTTGTCAGAGAGGAACCCAGACAGCTCCTTGTCTCTGGATCATCAGAATTTCCTAAAGCACAAGTTTTTAGTGCAGGTCATGGTGTTTGGCCGGTGCTCTGACAAATCCCCCGTGGTCCGGAGCAAAGCTCTCAGCAGCTTTGCCCATTGTCTCGAAATGAAAACTTCTACCTTGGAGAGCATTCAGGACTTGCTACAGAGCT CTTCTGTCCGCACAGTGttggaagaaaacacaaacactgCGAGCATGACAGTCGGTGCAGAAG ctgtgtCCAACCATCCACTGAAGACCTTACCAACTTTCAAAACTATCGAGCTGGCAGACAGCACTGACACTCCTGGGCCTGATG GAAAAGAAGTCATGGCCATGCTGAGAGTGAGAGCTGGAGACGAGAAAACCAGCGTGAGGAAATCTGCTCTGCAG GTGTTACTGAGCATCCTGAGGCACGGGGTGATGCCCTGCACGGCCGAGGACGTGGGCGTGCTGCAGGAGCGCTGCCGGGACCCGGCGCTGTCGGTGCGGAAGCAGGCGCTGCACTCCATCACCGAGCTGCTCCTG TCTCAGCACAGCAATGTCCTGGTGCAGAAGGCCTGGTTGAACGGAGTGGTGCCCGTGGTGATGGATGCAGAAAGCTCTGTCCAAGAAAAGGCTTTGGATTGCCTCGATCAGCTCTTGCTGCAACACATAAAACATTACAATAACTCCAGGAATGGTGatgggaggcaggagctggcGTGGGATCTGCTCTCCCTGTTGTCTTCAGAATGCCAGGAGCTGAG CCGTTACCTGAGCAAAGCCTTCCTTATGTGGTCCAAGCAGCAGAAGTTCACCTCCACTTTCATCAATAATGTCATGTCTCACGTGGAGACAGAAcattccagggcagcctggatgcTGCTTGCCAAGGTGGCAGGTTCTTCCCCCAAGCTGAATTACTCCAAGATCATTGAAACCTGGGACAGTGTCAGCAG GCAGCAGAACATGAGCAGTGACACCGTGGGACACGTCCTGTGTGTCATCGGGCACGTGGCAAAGCACCTCCCCATGAGCAGCTCTGAGAGGCTGAAGG AGAACATCCAGAGCTGGCTGAAGGAGTCTCAGTGTCCCCTGGAGGTGATCAGCCCAGCTGTGGAGACCCTGCAGAAGCTCTGCCAGGCCTCTGCAGCTGCGCCAGAGGAGGCACTG GAGCTCTTCAACCAGGTGTTTGGAGATTTGGTATCCACCTGTGAGAGCTACATCTCCAATATAGTCCTCagagaggatggagcagggcagctgcaggaagaTCTCTTG GTGAGACACCTCTTCCTCCTGGGCGAggctgcccagctgtgcccagccaaGGTGGACAAACGCATCTTCCTCTTGGTTCAGTCCATCCTGGCCTCTTCTGGCAGCGAGGACCAAC cttccagaGATGGTGAGGACATCTCCAGTTCCCAGCCGCTGTCCCAGTTCCGAGGCTCAGCCATGCCTCCCGTGGTCAGGGCTCACGCACTCATCACTTTAG ggaagctgtgcctgcagcacgAGGAGCTGGCCAAGAAGAGCATCCCGGCGCTGGCGCGGGAGCTGGAGGTGTCGCGGGACACGGCCGTGCGCAACAACGCGGTGATCGTGCTGTGCGACCTGTGCGTGCGCTACACCTCGCTGGGGGACAGATACATCCCCAACATCTCCCTGTGCCTGCGGGACCCACAGCCCTTGATCCGCAAGCAGACCCTGATCCTGCTCACCAACCTGCTGCAG GAGGAGTTTGTGAAATGGAAGGACGGTCTCTTCTTTTGGTTTGTCAGTGTCTTGGTGGATCCAAACCCAGAAATTGCCAG gttTGCAGAGTACTGCCTGGTGCATCTCTTGCTGAAGAAGAACCCCATGATGTTCTCCCAGCACTTCATCGAGTGCATCTTCCATTTCAACAGCTACGAGAAGCATCAGAAGTACAACAGGTTCCCCCAGAGCCAGAG GGCGAAGCAGCTCTTCTCTCTGAAGGGGAAGGATAACAAGGAGAAGAGGATGAGGATCTACACCTTCCTGCTGGACCATTTCACGGATGAGCAGAGGTTCAACATCACCACCAAGATCAGCCACAACATCCTAG CTTGCTTTGTGGATGAGGTCCTTCCTCTGGACCTGGAAGGCAGTGAGCTGCTCTCAGATACATTTGCAGTCCTCAGCTGCAAAGAAATCAAGCTCTCAAGTATGAGATCCAGGCCTGAGGAACACATTGAGCCTGATGAAGATGAGATGGCCGTGGCCGATGCCGTCATGCAGGTGGCCCAGAAAAAGCTCATCTCACAG GTTCAAAAGAAGAATTTCATCGAGAACGTCATCCCAATAATCACATCACTCAAGTCCTTGATGGAGCAGAAGAGGATCCCAGCTCTGAAGGACCTGATGAACTGCCTGCGG GAAATGATGCAAGATTACCGAAACGAAATCAAAGACTTCTTTGCTGTGGACAAGCAGCTGGCAGCCGAGCTGGAGTATGACATGAGGAaatatgaggagcagctggccAGGGAGAAGGAGTCAGAGCAagagcagctctcagcagccCATGGGGAGGAG CAATCTGCCTCTTTGGAGAGAGCTGCTGGCCAGAATAATGACAATGCTCAGTCTTCTGTGGGTGGGAGGCTGTCCACACCTGGCTCCATCTCTCCCTCTGGCCCTCCTGAGTTTGCCACACCTCGTGCTGATGCTCTGAAGCAGCCACCAGTGCATCGCAG GGCAGCATCCCTGAGCACTCTGGCCATCCTGAACTCTGCCAAGAAGGCATCAGAAGAATGGAGCAAGCAGCGCAGCAAGAGTGTGGGGAGGAGTTTatcagctgctggcagccagcaaG GGTCCTTCCAAAGCCTGAACCAACAGTCCAGTGGAGAAAACGTGGCTGTGGCGGGGCGAGCAATCAGCACCCCAGAGC AGACCATTCATGACTTGACTTTTGGTGCTGGGGTCAGTTACATCAGCTCAACGCACACGCCCGATTCAGCTCCAGGCAAGTCTCTGTGA